The following are encoded in a window of Salinibacter ruber DSM 13855 genomic DNA:
- the proC gene encoding pyrroline-5-carboxylate reductase, with product MLSNDTVAVIGAGNIGHSLIGGMIGGNLIETEDVIATRRTGSALDALAEEFPGLRTTTDNVEAVQDASIILLTIKPQSRAEVITNIRDHVDRDVLVISVLAGITSERLQLGFGQDQPVIRAMPNTPALVDAGATALSPGTYATDAHLEKARAIFEAVGNAVVVPEDHMDAVTGLSGSGPAYVYMFIEALTDAGVKQGMSREDASTLARQTVYGAAKLAIDTDKHPAILRDEVTTPGGTAIAAVSSLEEHGLRTMLINAVGTATQRSEELNDE from the coding sequence ATGCTCTCAAACGATACGGTCGCGGTCATCGGCGCCGGCAACATCGGCCACTCCCTCATCGGCGGCATGATCGGCGGCAACCTGATCGAGACCGAGGACGTGATCGCGACCCGCCGGACCGGCTCGGCCCTCGACGCGCTGGCCGAAGAGTTTCCCGGCCTGCGCACCACGACCGACAACGTGGAGGCCGTCCAGGACGCCTCCATCATTCTGCTGACCATCAAGCCCCAGAGCCGGGCCGAAGTCATTACCAACATCCGCGACCACGTGGACCGCGACGTGCTCGTCATCAGCGTGCTGGCCGGCATCACCAGCGAGCGGCTCCAGCTCGGGTTTGGGCAGGACCAGCCCGTAATCCGTGCCATGCCGAACACACCGGCCCTCGTGGACGCCGGCGCGACGGCGCTCTCCCCCGGCACGTACGCGACCGACGCCCACCTGGAGAAGGCCCGGGCGATTTTCGAGGCCGTGGGAAACGCCGTGGTCGTACCCGAGGACCACATGGACGCCGTCACGGGGCTGTCGGGGAGCGGCCCGGCGTACGTATACATGTTCATCGAGGCGCTGACCGATGCGGGCGTGAAGCAGGGCATGTCCCGCGAAGACGCCTCGACGCTGGCCCGGCAAACGGTGTACGGCGCCGCCAAGCTGGCCATCGACACGGACAAGCACCCTGCGATCCTGCGCGATGAGGTCACCACTCCCGGCGGGACCGCCATCGCCGCGGTGTCGTCGCTCGAAGAGCACGGGCTCCGCACCATGCTGATCAACGCCGTCGGCACCGCCACCCAGCGCTCCGAGGAGCTCAACGACGAATAG
- the hisH gene encoding imidazole glycerol phosphate synthase subunit HisH, whose translation MTTIIDYGIGNLRSIEKAFETVGATVHRTDDPAAIAEAERLVLPGVGAFRACIDEIRRRDLEGPIHDAIGRGVPFLGVCVGMQLLFETGYEKGEHEGLGVLPGHVAHFRETDAGMPDELTVPHMGWNAIEPTRDHPLLDELGATPYVYFVHSYHPVAEDADDVLTTTSYGHTFPSVVQRDNVFGVQFHPEKSQAAGLGLLDNFAALPTTEEAGRTVST comes from the coding sequence ATGACGACCATCATCGACTACGGCATCGGCAACCTTCGCTCGATCGAGAAGGCCTTCGAGACCGTGGGGGCGACGGTGCACCGCACCGACGACCCGGCGGCCATCGCGGAGGCCGAGCGGCTCGTGCTGCCGGGGGTGGGGGCGTTTCGGGCCTGCATCGACGAGATTCGACGGCGCGACCTGGAGGGGCCGATCCACGACGCCATCGGCCGCGGGGTCCCGTTTCTGGGGGTCTGCGTGGGCATGCAGCTGCTCTTCGAGACCGGCTACGAGAAGGGTGAACACGAGGGGCTCGGCGTCCTGCCCGGGCATGTCGCCCATTTTCGGGAGACCGATGCGGGCATGCCCGACGAGCTGACGGTTCCGCACATGGGATGGAACGCAATCGAGCCGACCCGCGACCACCCGCTGCTCGACGAACTGGGGGCCACGCCGTACGTGTATTTCGTGCACTCCTACCACCCCGTGGCGGAAGACGCCGACGACGTGCTCACCACCACGTCCTACGGGCACACCTTCCCCTCCGTGGTGCAGCGCGACAACGTGTTCGGCGTGCAGTTCCACCCCGAAAAGTCGCAGGCCGCCGGCCTCGGGCTGCTCGACAATTTTGCCGCGCTTCCGACGACCGAGGAGGCCGGCCGGACAGTCTCTACGTAG
- a CDS encoding cold-shock protein, which yields MQRGTIKWFDTEKGFGFIEPEEGGEDVFLHVSNITGSTGGDDLREGQTVAFETERTEKGLSALNASPVG from the coding sequence ATGCAACGCGGAACGATTAAGTGGTTTGACACCGAGAAGGGATTTGGCTTCATCGAGCCCGAGGAGGGCGGTGAGGACGTCTTCCTGCACGTAAGCAACATCACCGGTTCGACGGGCGGCGACGACCTGCGCGAAGGCCAGACCGTTGCGTTCGAGACCGAGCGAACGGAGAAGGGGCTGAGCGCCCTCAACGCCTCGCCGGTCGGATAA
- the hisA gene encoding 1-(5-phosphoribosyl)-5-[(5-phosphoribosylamino)methylideneamino]imidazole-4-carboxamide isomerase has protein sequence MPLVIPAIDIRDGRCVRLHQGDYDNETVYFEDPVKMAKLWRVQNAQTLHVVDLDAARGEGEHNRDVIGKMCDALDIPIQLGGGIRSMDQIEAALDRGVYRVILGTAAVRNPDFVERAVEQFSARRVVVSIDARDGEVRVQGWTEGSGLDAVAFAKDMEQRGVRRLVYTDISRDGTMDGPNIQAYRTLGRQLAHAKVTASGGVGEHDDLLDIQTLQPYGVDSVIVGTALYENRFPCQQFWAWQDKDAVDLDTFSTASLR, from the coding sequence ATGCCCCTCGTCATTCCCGCCATCGACATCCGCGACGGCCGGTGTGTGCGCCTGCACCAGGGCGACTACGACAACGAGACCGTGTACTTCGAGGACCCCGTCAAGATGGCCAAGCTGTGGCGCGTGCAGAATGCGCAGACGCTCCACGTGGTCGACCTCGATGCCGCCCGGGGGGAGGGGGAACACAACCGGGACGTGATCGGGAAGATGTGCGACGCGCTCGACATCCCGATCCAGCTCGGGGGCGGCATCCGCTCCATGGATCAGATTGAGGCCGCCCTGGACCGGGGCGTGTACCGCGTCATCCTGGGCACCGCGGCCGTCCGCAATCCCGACTTCGTGGAGCGGGCCGTGGAGCAGTTTTCGGCCCGGCGGGTGGTCGTGAGCATCGACGCCCGCGACGGGGAGGTGCGCGTGCAGGGCTGGACGGAGGGATCCGGGCTCGACGCCGTCGCGTTCGCGAAGGACATGGAGCAGCGGGGCGTGCGCCGTCTCGTCTACACCGACATCAGCCGGGACGGAACGATGGACGGCCCCAACATTCAGGCGTACCGCACGCTCGGCCGCCAGCTCGCCCACGCCAAGGTTACGGCGTCCGGCGGCGTGGGCGAGCACGACGACCTGCTCGACATTCAAACGCTCCAGCCCTACGGCGTCGATTCGGTGATCGTGGGCACGGCGCTCTACGAAAACCGCTTTCCGTGTCAGCAATTTTGGGCCTGGCAGGACAAGGACGCGGTGGACCTGGACACGTTCTCGACGGCGTCCCTCCGATAA
- the hisF gene encoding imidazole glycerol phosphate synthase subunit HisF, with protein MPLAKRIIPCLDVDEGRVVKGINFVDIRDAGDPVEQARTYDAAGADELVFLDITATHEDRDIMHDVVRRTADQVFIPLTVGGGLRSVDDMRAMLQAGADKVAINSAAVKDPDLIARGADAFGDQCIVVAIDAKRRDGDGPAWEVVVHGGRKPTGRDAVEWAAEAEARGAGEILLTSMDRDGTKDGYDLALLRAVTERTQIPVIASGGAGTLEHLREGLVDGGASAVLAASIFHFREHTVEEAKDHLRDAGLPVRPALNNWTDRYAPTD; from the coding sequence ATGCCCCTCGCGAAACGCATCATTCCCTGCCTCGACGTGGACGAAGGCCGCGTCGTGAAGGGCATCAACTTCGTCGACATCCGTGACGCCGGCGACCCGGTGGAACAGGCCCGCACCTACGACGCCGCCGGGGCCGACGAGCTGGTGTTTCTCGATATCACCGCCACGCACGAGGACCGCGACATCATGCACGACGTGGTGCGGCGCACCGCCGATCAGGTGTTCATTCCCCTGACCGTGGGCGGCGGGCTCCGCTCGGTCGACGACATGCGGGCGATGCTCCAGGCCGGGGCCGACAAGGTGGCCATCAACTCCGCGGCCGTGAAGGACCCGGACCTGATCGCCCGCGGCGCCGACGCGTTCGGGGACCAGTGCATCGTGGTGGCCATCGACGCGAAGCGGCGGGACGGCGACGGGCCCGCATGGGAGGTGGTCGTCCACGGCGGCCGCAAGCCGACCGGGCGGGACGCCGTGGAGTGGGCCGCCGAGGCGGAGGCCCGCGGGGCCGGCGAGATTCTGCTCACCTCGATGGACCGGGACGGCACGAAGGACGGGTACGACCTGGCCCTCCTCCGCGCCGTCACGGAGCGGACCCAGATTCCGGTCATCGCCTCCGGCGGGGCCGGCACCCTCGAGCACCTGCGGGAGGGCCTCGTCGACGGCGGGGCCAGCGCGGTGCTGGCCGCCTCGATCTTTCACTTTCGCGAGCACACCGTGGAGGAGGCCAAAGACCATCTCCGCGACGCCGGCCTGCCGGTTCGGCCTGCCCTGAACAACTGGACCGACCGATATGCCCCAACGGACTGA
- a CDS encoding putative molybdenum carrier protein translates to MQFRKIISGGQTGVDRAALDAARTHDVAVGGWCPQGRRAEDGPIAPRYPLRETPTDAYAERTAWNVRDSDGTLIVAPGPLEGGTALTQREAEARKKPLLHVRLTDPAPVPMIHAWAAEHDVRVLNVAGPRASEGDGIYRQARSILEALLASA, encoded by the coding sequence GTGCAGTTTCGCAAAATCATATCCGGTGGACAGACCGGCGTTGACCGGGCGGCGCTGGACGCGGCGCGGACCCACGACGTGGCGGTTGGGGGGTGGTGCCCACAGGGGCGACGGGCGGAGGACGGGCCGATTGCCCCGCGCTACCCGCTCCGGGAGACGCCGACGGACGCGTATGCGGAGCGGACGGCGTGGAACGTGCGGGACAGCGACGGGACCCTCATCGTTGCGCCCGGCCCCTTGGAGGGCGGGACGGCGCTCACGCAACGGGAGGCTGAGGCGCGCAAGAAACCGCTTCTCCATGTTCGCCTGACGGATCCCGCGCCGGTGCCAATGATCCATGCGTGGGCGGCAGAACACGATGTGCGGGTCCTGAACGTGGCGGGGCCGCGGGCGAGCGAGGGGGACGGCATCTACCGCCAGGCCCGGTCCATTCTCGAGGCCCTGCTGGCATCGGCGTAG
- the thpR gene encoding RNA 2',3'-cyclic phosphodiesterase, protein MRLFTAIDLPDGFRNEVADLQAPSALDTRWTDPAQFHVTLRFIGDASPERAARYEQALADLTAPAARCEPYGLDVLPSRRSPRVLVLGLERTESLLALHTAVGDALEREGLSPDDRDYTPHVTLARVGDTAPETVHAFLRTADVPSFPAFQADRFVLYESTLTSDGAVYDPRAIYPLNG, encoded by the coding sequence ATGCGACTCTTCACGGCGATTGATCTCCCCGACGGATTCCGAAACGAAGTGGCCGACCTGCAGGCACCGTCCGCGCTGGACACCCGCTGGACCGATCCGGCCCAGTTTCACGTGACGCTCCGCTTCATTGGCGATGCCAGCCCCGAGCGGGCGGCGCGCTACGAGCAGGCCCTCGCGGACCTGACCGCCCCGGCCGCCCGCTGCGAGCCCTACGGCCTGGACGTGTTGCCGTCCCGGCGCTCTCCTCGCGTCCTGGTGCTCGGCCTGGAACGCACCGAGTCCCTCCTGGCCCTCCACACGGCCGTCGGCGATGCCCTCGAACGGGAAGGCCTGTCGCCAGACGATCGCGACTACACCCCTCACGTCACGCTCGCCCGGGTGGGGGACACCGCCCCGGAGACGGTGCACGCGTTTCTGCGAACCGCGGACGTGCCCTCTTTTCCGGCCTTCCAGGCCGACCGGTTTGTGCTATACGAAAGTACCCTCACCTCGGACGGGGCCGTTTACGATCCACGAGCGATTTACCCGCTCAACGGATAG
- a CDS encoding LolA family protein, whose amino-acid sequence MLRRLLLLGVLLCAVALPAGAQDGGPTLQALQSRYSALQGLRAAFTQVTASEFADDSTRIDGTVLLAGNRYRVETPAQTVVTDGATTWIYSPADSQVVVNTADAEASTLTPQAFLTTAADKYDRTARRTVTRAGTAHEMLSLTAADSSARFEEATLWVRRPDRIVTRLRAVDRNGSILDLRLRDIRVDPPINGNPFSFSPPANAEVVDLRPTD is encoded by the coding sequence ATGTTACGACGCCTCCTACTGCTCGGCGTCCTGTTGTGCGCAGTCGCCCTCCCGGCGGGCGCCCAGGACGGCGGCCCGACCCTTCAAGCCCTCCAGTCGCGCTACAGTGCCCTGCAGGGCCTCCGGGCCGCCTTCACGCAGGTGACCGCCTCCGAGTTTGCGGACGACTCCACCCGGATTGACGGGACGGTGCTTCTCGCCGGGAACCGATACCGGGTCGAGACCCCCGCGCAGACGGTCGTGACGGACGGCGCGACGACGTGGATTTACTCCCCTGCCGACAGTCAGGTCGTGGTGAATACGGCCGACGCGGAGGCCTCCACCCTGACCCCCCAGGCCTTCCTCACGACCGCGGCGGACAAATACGACCGCACGGCCCGCCGTACCGTGACCCGAGCCGGAACGGCACACGAAATGCTGTCCCTGACCGCGGCGGATTCGTCGGCCCGGTTCGAGGAGGCGACGCTGTGGGTCCGGCGCCCCGACCGCATCGTCACGCGCCTCCGGGCCGTCGACCGCAACGGGTCGATTCTGGACCTACGGCTGCGCGACATCCGGGTCGACCCGCCCATCAACGGGAATCCCTTCTCGTTCTCGCCCCCCGCGAACGCGGAGGTGGTGGATCTTCGCCCCACCGACTAG
- a CDS encoding lysylphosphatidylglycerol synthase transmembrane domain-containing protein, with the protein MLNRRRWFQIGSFVLAGGLLALAVYGVDMGNIWTAFREADYRWLLPLVVLVLGSNLFRAWRWQILVEALPPPEERADHTARPRMLEASFSSVMIGYMVNYVAPRMGEVARTANLSARTPYRFSSIFGTVVSERIFDTAVLGAALLSAVGLLFNRLDVLREQFVAPAWARLQSISLDWLAGGTLGLLLLLVLAIGGARWLLQREDSWLGRVWRTTLKPAAMSFQKGMATLVASPRRGAIVLSTVGMWAGYLLMAYLPFRMLHLAEPYGIGILDAWALMAIGAIGILVPSPGGIGSYHYITEQALVHLYGVPSAEALTYAFLTHGAQLVFYTLAGLVAVVYQGSGFRPLLAFGADAPTASAKTDTPPARSDGETDEARPAASSLAGASPDDQRGNPDE; encoded by the coding sequence GTGCTGAATCGACGGCGGTGGTTTCAAATCGGAAGCTTCGTCCTGGCGGGCGGCCTTCTGGCCCTCGCCGTGTACGGCGTGGACATGGGCAACATCTGGACGGCCTTCCGGGAGGCCGACTACCGGTGGCTGCTCCCCCTGGTCGTGCTCGTCCTGGGGAGCAACCTGTTTCGCGCCTGGCGCTGGCAGATCCTGGTGGAGGCGCTGCCGCCCCCCGAGGAGCGGGCCGACCACACGGCCCGCCCCCGAATGCTGGAGGCCTCTTTCTCCTCCGTTATGATCGGCTACATGGTGAACTACGTCGCCCCTCGGATGGGCGAGGTGGCGCGGACCGCAAACCTTTCGGCCCGCACCCCCTACCGGTTTAGCAGCATTTTCGGGACCGTCGTCTCCGAGCGCATCTTCGATACGGCCGTGCTGGGGGCGGCCCTGCTGAGTGCCGTCGGGCTGCTCTTCAATCGCCTCGACGTGCTGCGCGAGCAGTTCGTGGCCCCGGCGTGGGCCCGCCTCCAGTCCATCTCGCTCGACTGGCTTGCCGGGGGCACGCTCGGCCTGCTCCTGCTGCTCGTCCTCGCCATCGGGGGGGCCCGTTGGCTCCTTCAGCGCGAAGACTCGTGGCTCGGTCGCGTCTGGAGGACCACCCTCAAGCCCGCCGCGATGTCGTTCCAGAAAGGGATGGCCACACTGGTGGCCTCCCCCCGCCGCGGGGCCATTGTCCTCTCCACGGTCGGCATGTGGGCCGGATACCTGTTGATGGCCTATCTCCCCTTCCGGATGCTCCACCTCGCCGAGCCCTACGGCATTGGGATTTTGGACGCGTGGGCGCTCATGGCGATCGGCGCGATCGGCATCCTGGTGCCCTCCCCCGGCGGCATCGGGTCGTACCACTACATCACCGAACAGGCACTGGTCCACCTCTACGGGGTCCCGTCGGCGGAGGCCCTCACCTACGCCTTCCTCACCCACGGGGCGCAGCTCGTCTTTTACACCCTGGCGGGCCTCGTGGCGGTGGTGTATCAGGGCAGCGGCTTCCGGCCCCTGCTCGCCTTCGGGGCCGACGCCCCCACAGCCTCGGCGAAAACGGACACGCCCCCCGCCCGCTCCGACGGCGAGACGGACGAGGCCCGCCCCGCTGCCTCGTCCCTCGCCGGCGCCTCTCCCGACGACCAGCGGGGCAATCCGGACGAGTAG
- the mdh gene encoding malate dehydrogenase has protein sequence MKVTVIGAGNVGATVAECVARQDVAKEVVMVDIKDGMPQGKALDMRESSPIHGFDTRVTGTNDYGPTEDSDVCIITAGLPRSPGMSRDDLLAKNTEIVGGVTEQFVEGSPDSTIIVVANPLDVMTYVAYEASGFPTNRVMGMAGVLDTGRFRSFIAEELDVSVRDVQALLMGGHGDTMVPLPRYTTVGGIPVPQLIDDARIEEIVERTKGAGGEIVDLMGTSAWYAPGAAAAEMTEAILKDNKRILPCAAYCDGEYGLDDLFIGVPVKLGAGGVEEVIEVDLDADEKAQLKTSAGHVHSNLDDLQRLRDEGKIG, from the coding sequence ATGAAAGTGACAGTCATCGGTGCCGGCAATGTGGGCGCCACCGTCGCCGAGTGTGTAGCCCGACAGGACGTGGCGAAAGAGGTCGTCATGGTCGACATCAAAGACGGCATGCCGCAGGGCAAGGCCCTCGACATGCGCGAATCGAGCCCCATCCACGGCTTCGACACCCGCGTGACGGGCACCAACGACTACGGCCCCACGGAAGACTCGGACGTGTGCATCATCACGGCCGGCCTGCCCCGTAGCCCCGGCATGAGCCGCGACGACCTGCTGGCCAAAAACACGGAGATCGTGGGCGGGGTCACGGAGCAGTTCGTGGAGGGCAGCCCGGACAGCACGATCATCGTGGTGGCGAACCCGCTCGACGTGATGACCTACGTCGCCTACGAGGCGAGCGGCTTTCCCACGAACCGCGTGATGGGCATGGCCGGCGTGCTCGACACCGGCCGCTTCCGCTCGTTCATCGCCGAGGAGCTGGACGTGTCGGTCCGCGACGTGCAGGCGCTTCTGATGGGCGGCCACGGCGATACGATGGTGCCCCTGCCCCGCTACACGACGGTCGGCGGCATCCCGGTCCCGCAGCTGATCGACGACGCCCGCATCGAGGAAATCGTGGAGCGCACGAAGGGCGCCGGCGGCGAGATTGTGGACCTGATGGGCACCTCCGCCTGGTACGCCCCGGGCGCCGCGGCGGCCGAGATGACGGAGGCGATCCTCAAAGACAACAAGCGCATCCTCCCCTGCGCGGCCTACTGCGACGGCGAGTACGGCCTGGACGACCTCTTCATCGGCGTGCCCGTGAAGCTCGGGGCCGGCGGCGTGGAAGAGGTGATTGAGGTCGACCTCGACGCCGACGAAAAGGCCCAGCTCAAGACCTCGGCCGGGCACGTGCACAGCAACCTGGACGACCTCCAGCGCCTTCGCGACGAGGGCAAGATCGGGTAG
- a CDS encoding cation diffusion facilitator family transporter, translated as MVESQSPHDESRAEAERARRRAMTASLLVSFLMLVGKLTAASLTGSTAILSDAAESVIHLFATGFAGFSLWYASTPPDVEHPYGHGKVAYFASAVEGTLILAAAVGIGWMAVQDLVTGADLRQLDVGLYLIGGLTAVNFALGTYLVRVGRRTNSLVLESNGEHVLTDMWTSLGVIVGIGLVWITGIRWLDPAVGLLVAANIVWTATGLLRRSVYGLMDEADWEASSALLDELGTAVEEGLIASFHQVRHRTSGDQVWIEYHLMFPGDMPIHEAHARSHEVEDRVDALFPDEDVHVTAHLEPRQHDEAHPDEHREPTDPLREVRR; from the coding sequence ATGGTTGAATCCCAGTCTCCACACGATGAGTCCCGTGCCGAGGCGGAGCGCGCACGGCGGCGGGCCATGACGGCGAGCCTGCTGGTGTCGTTCCTGATGCTCGTCGGGAAGCTCACGGCAGCCTCCCTCACCGGCAGTACCGCGATCCTCTCCGACGCCGCGGAGTCCGTCATCCACCTCTTCGCGACCGGGTTCGCGGGCTTCAGCCTGTGGTACGCGTCCACGCCTCCGGACGTGGAGCACCCGTACGGGCACGGCAAAGTGGCGTACTTTGCGTCGGCCGTGGAGGGCACCCTTATTCTCGCAGCCGCCGTCGGCATCGGGTGGATGGCCGTGCAGGACCTCGTGACGGGCGCCGACCTTCGGCAGCTCGACGTGGGCCTCTACCTCATCGGCGGACTCACGGCCGTCAACTTCGCGCTCGGAACGTACCTCGTTCGCGTGGGGCGGCGCACCAACAGCCTCGTCCTCGAGTCGAACGGGGAGCACGTGTTGACCGACATGTGGACGAGCCTGGGCGTCATCGTCGGGATTGGGCTCGTATGGATCACCGGCATCCGTTGGCTCGACCCCGCGGTGGGGCTGCTGGTAGCGGCCAACATCGTGTGGACGGCCACCGGGCTGCTTCGCCGATCCGTCTACGGCCTGATGGACGAGGCGGACTGGGAGGCCTCCTCCGCCCTGCTCGACGAGCTGGGCACCGCGGTGGAAGAGGGGCTCATCGCCAGCTTCCACCAGGTGCGCCACCGCACGTCCGGCGACCAGGTGTGGATCGAATACCACCTCATGTTTCCGGGCGATATGCCGATCCACGAGGCGCACGCCCGGTCCCACGAGGTCGAGGACCGGGTCGACGCCCTCTTTCCGGACGAGGACGTGCACGTCACCGCTCATCTCGAGCCGCGTCAGCACGACGAGGCCCACCCGGACGAGCACCGCGAGCCGACGGATCCGCTCCGCGAGGTGCGGAGATAG
- the mce gene encoding methylmalonyl-CoA epimerase — MAHLDHIGIAVDDTAAVIERFRDLLGIVSYKSESVRDQQVRTHFLDAGSAKLELLEALADGSPVRRFLDRHGEGLHHVAFEVDDLSATMERLRDAGIELLSETPQAGADDKQIAFVHPSQTHGVLVEFCESTTPDWTARTVPRHDGHLAVFERGARDRPSLLVLHGAAGTTQHDAAPLIRRLESSFHVVGVDLSGHGTSALPGDAPLSLDLFAEDVRTVLNALDLPSAHVFGFSLGGGAALRLAQMHPKRVDRLAVLQTNAHWTDDHARRMQARLDLDGLADRAPGRAAGLRARHEAPDRLVPDLQTFVTTLPDASDTLTQTLPDLDAPTLVAGLDRDPLFELASTRALHDALPNARLAVLPGDTHSLSRAPKGCLAPLLSDHFLEA, encoded by the coding sequence ATGGCTCACCTCGACCACATCGGCATCGCCGTCGACGACACCGCGGCCGTCATCGAACGGTTCCGGGACCTGCTCGGCATCGTTTCCTACAAGTCGGAGTCGGTGCGCGACCAGCAGGTGCGGACCCACTTTCTGGATGCCGGCTCGGCCAAACTCGAACTGCTGGAGGCGCTCGCCGACGGGTCCCCGGTTCGGCGCTTCCTCGACCGCCACGGGGAGGGGCTGCACCACGTGGCGTTCGAGGTCGACGACCTGTCGGCCACGATGGAGCGCCTCCGGGACGCCGGGATCGAGCTGCTAAGCGAGACGCCCCAAGCCGGGGCGGACGACAAGCAAATTGCGTTTGTGCACCCGAGTCAAACCCACGGGGTCCTGGTGGAGTTTTGTGAATCCACCACACCCGACTGGACGGCCCGAACCGTGCCCCGCCACGACGGGCACCTCGCCGTCTTCGAACGGGGGGCACGGGACCGGCCCTCCCTCCTCGTCCTGCACGGCGCCGCGGGGACGACACAGCACGACGCGGCCCCCCTCATTCGGCGGTTGGAGTCGTCCTTCCATGTCGTCGGCGTTGACCTGAGCGGACACGGCACGTCGGCCCTGCCTGGGGACGCGCCCCTTTCGCTCGACCTGTTCGCCGAAGACGTACGCACCGTCCTAAACGCGCTCGACCTGCCCTCGGCGCACGTCTTTGGCTTCTCGCTCGGGGGCGGCGCGGCCCTCCGCCTCGCCCAGATGCACCCCAAGCGGGTCGACCGCCTTGCCGTCCTGCAGACAAACGCCCACTGGACGGACGACCACGCCCGTCGCATGCAGGCGCGGCTCGACCTCGATGGCCTCGCGGACCGGGCCCCGGGCCGCGCAGCGGGCCTCCGGGCCCGCCACGAGGCCCCCGACCGCCTCGTGCCGGACCTCCAGACGTTCGTCACCACCCTGCCGGACGCGTCCGACACGCTTACCCAAACCCTTCCGGACCTCGACGCCCCGACCCTCGTCGCAGGGCTCGATCGGGATCCCCTCTTCGAACTGGCCTCCACCCGGGCCCTCCACGACGCCCTCCCCAACGCGCGGCTGGCCGTCCTTCCCGGCGACACCCATAGCCTGTCGCGCGCGCCGAAAGGCTGCCTTGCCCCCCTCCTCTCGGATCATTTCTTAGAGGCGTAG